In the genome of Dunckerocampus dactyliophorus isolate RoL2022-P2 chromosome 6, RoL_Ddac_1.1, whole genome shotgun sequence, one region contains:
- the sh3gl2a gene encoding SH3 domain containing GRB2 like 2a, endophilin A1 isoform X4 — MSVAGLKKQFHKATQKVSEKVGGAEGTKLDEDFTEMEKKVDTTTRAVMDIMTKTTEYLQPNPATRAKMSMMNSMSRIRGQEKGPGYTQTEAILGESMQRFGRELGEESNFGLALIDAGESMRELAEVKDALDMEVKQNFIDPLQNLHEKDLKEIQHHLKKMEGRRLDFDYKKKRQGKVTDDEIKQALEKFDESKDIAELSMFNLLESDIEQVSQLAALVHAQVEYHTRAAEILTQLCSKIDERIKDCSNKPRKEYIPKPRTHLDFSISENHNGGIHSARSPGARSPARSPAARSPAPMDQPSCRALYDFDPENEGELGFKEGDIITLTNKIDENWYEGMLHGNSGFFPINYVDILVPLPH; from the exons AAAGTGAGCGAAAAAGTCGGAGGAGCCGAGGGGACGAAGCTCGATGAGGACTTCACTGAAATGGAAAAG AAGGTGGACACCACCACACGGGCAGTGATGGACATCATGACCAAGACTACGGAGTATCTGCAGCCTAATCCAG CCACCAGAGCCAAGATGAGCATGATGAACTCCATGTCTCGCATCCGGGGTCAGGAGAAGGGGCCGGGCTACACCCAGACAGAGGCCATCCTGGGAGAGTCCATGCAGCGCTTCGGCCGGGAACTCGGCGAGGAGTCTAATTTCG GCCTGGCTCTCATCGACGCCGGGGAATCCATGCGTGAGCTGGCAGAGGTTAAAGACGCTCTGGACATGGAGGTGAAACAGAACTTCATCGACCCGCTGCAGAACCTCCACGAAAAAGACCTCAAGGAGATCCAG CATCACCTGAAGAAGATGGAGGGCAGGCGTCTGGACTTTGACTACAAGAAGAAGCGTCAGGGCAAAGTGACGGACGACGAGATCAAGCAAGCCTTGGAGAAATTTGACGAGTCCAAGGACATCGCCGAGCTCAGCATGTTCAACCTGCTGGAGAGCGAT ATCGAGCAGGTGAGCCAGCTGGCGGCGCTGGTCCACGCTCAGGTGGAGTATCACACCCGGGCCGCCGAGATCCTCACGCAGCTGTGCAGCAAGATCGACGAACG GATAAAGGATTGTTCCAACAAGCCCAGGAAAGAGTACATTCCCAAGCCTCGCACGCACCTGGACTTCTCCATCAGTGAGAACCACAATGGAGGCATTCACAGCGCTCGCTCTCCAG GGGCGAGGTCACCAG CAAGATCTCCAG CAGCCAGATCACCAG CCCCCATGGACCAGCCATCCTGCCGTGCGCTCTATGACTTCGACCCGGAGAACGAGGGCGAGCTCGGCTTCAAGGAGGGCGACATCATCACCTTGACCAACAAGATTGATGAAAACTGGTACGAGGGGATGCTGCACGGCAATTCGGGCTTCTTCCCCATCAACTACGTGGACATCCTGGTGCCGCTGCCGCACTAG
- the sh3gl2a gene encoding SH3 domain containing GRB2 like 2a, endophilin A1 isoform X3 — translation MSVAGLKKQFHKATQKVSEKVGGAEGTKLDEDFTEMEKKVDTTTRAVMDIMTKTTEYLQPNPATRAKMSMMNSMSRIRGQEKGPGYTQTEAILGESMQRFGRELGEESNFGLALIDAGESMRELAEVKDALDMEVKQNFIDPLQNLHEKDLKEIQHHLKKMEGRRLDFDYKKKRQGKVTDDEIKQALEKFDESKDIAELSMFNLLESDIEQVSQLAALVHAQVEYHTRAAEILTQLCSKIDERIKDCSNKPRKEYIPKPRTHLDFSISENHNGGIHSARSPARSPGETIYQHLLHHHHPFVCFWLKSVSFLDIHYLPILVHLQMFLLNQQGFVSPLFFFPLHSKISSSQITSPHGPAILPCAL, via the exons AAAGTGAGCGAAAAAGTCGGAGGAGCCGAGGGGACGAAGCTCGATGAGGACTTCACTGAAATGGAAAAG AAGGTGGACACCACCACACGGGCAGTGATGGACATCATGACCAAGACTACGGAGTATCTGCAGCCTAATCCAG CCACCAGAGCCAAGATGAGCATGATGAACTCCATGTCTCGCATCCGGGGTCAGGAGAAGGGGCCGGGCTACACCCAGACAGAGGCCATCCTGGGAGAGTCCATGCAGCGCTTCGGCCGGGAACTCGGCGAGGAGTCTAATTTCG GCCTGGCTCTCATCGACGCCGGGGAATCCATGCGTGAGCTGGCAGAGGTTAAAGACGCTCTGGACATGGAGGTGAAACAGAACTTCATCGACCCGCTGCAGAACCTCCACGAAAAAGACCTCAAGGAGATCCAG CATCACCTGAAGAAGATGGAGGGCAGGCGTCTGGACTTTGACTACAAGAAGAAGCGTCAGGGCAAAGTGACGGACGACGAGATCAAGCAAGCCTTGGAGAAATTTGACGAGTCCAAGGACATCGCCGAGCTCAGCATGTTCAACCTGCTGGAGAGCGAT ATCGAGCAGGTGAGCCAGCTGGCGGCGCTGGTCCACGCTCAGGTGGAGTATCACACCCGGGCCGCCGAGATCCTCACGCAGCTGTGCAGCAAGATCGACGAACG GATAAAGGATTGTTCCAACAAGCCCAGGAAAGAGTACATTCCCAAGCCTCGCACGCACCTGGACTTCTCCATCAGTGAGAACCACAATGGAGGCATTCACAGCGCTCGCTCTCCAG CGAGGTCTCCAGGTGAGACAATCTACCAGCATCTCCTCCATCACCATcatccttttgtttgtttttggttgaAAAGTGTCTCTTTTCTTGACATCCACTACCTCCCCATCCTCGTCCATCTACAAATGTTTCTGTTAAATCAACAAGGCTTTGTCTCACCCTTGTTCTTCTTTCCCCTTCACAGCAAGATCTCCAG CAGCCAGATCACCAG CCCCCATGGACCAGCCATCCTGCCGTGCGCTCTATGA
- the sh3gl2a gene encoding SH3 domain containing GRB2 like 2a, endophilin A1 isoform X5, with product MSVAGLKKQFHKATQKVSEKVGGAEGTKLDEDFTEMEKKVDTTTRAVMDIMTKTTEYLQPNPATRAKMSMMNSMSRIRGQEKGPGYTQTEAILGESMQRFGRELGEESNFGLALIDAGESMRELAEVKDALDMEVKQNFIDPLQNLHEKDLKEIQHHLKKMEGRRLDFDYKKKRQGKVTDDEIKQALEKFDESKDIAELSMFNLLESDIEQVSQLAALVHAQVEYHTRAAEILTQLCSKIDERIKDCSNKPRKEYIPKPRTHLDFSISENHNGGIHSARSPARSPARSPAARSPAPMDQPSCRALYDFDPENEGELGFKEGDIITLTNKIDENWYEGMLHGNSGFFPINYVDILVPLPH from the exons AAAGTGAGCGAAAAAGTCGGAGGAGCCGAGGGGACGAAGCTCGATGAGGACTTCACTGAAATGGAAAAG AAGGTGGACACCACCACACGGGCAGTGATGGACATCATGACCAAGACTACGGAGTATCTGCAGCCTAATCCAG CCACCAGAGCCAAGATGAGCATGATGAACTCCATGTCTCGCATCCGGGGTCAGGAGAAGGGGCCGGGCTACACCCAGACAGAGGCCATCCTGGGAGAGTCCATGCAGCGCTTCGGCCGGGAACTCGGCGAGGAGTCTAATTTCG GCCTGGCTCTCATCGACGCCGGGGAATCCATGCGTGAGCTGGCAGAGGTTAAAGACGCTCTGGACATGGAGGTGAAACAGAACTTCATCGACCCGCTGCAGAACCTCCACGAAAAAGACCTCAAGGAGATCCAG CATCACCTGAAGAAGATGGAGGGCAGGCGTCTGGACTTTGACTACAAGAAGAAGCGTCAGGGCAAAGTGACGGACGACGAGATCAAGCAAGCCTTGGAGAAATTTGACGAGTCCAAGGACATCGCCGAGCTCAGCATGTTCAACCTGCTGGAGAGCGAT ATCGAGCAGGTGAGCCAGCTGGCGGCGCTGGTCCACGCTCAGGTGGAGTATCACACCCGGGCCGCCGAGATCCTCACGCAGCTGTGCAGCAAGATCGACGAACG GATAAAGGATTGTTCCAACAAGCCCAGGAAAGAGTACATTCCCAAGCCTCGCACGCACCTGGACTTCTCCATCAGTGAGAACCACAATGGAGGCATTCACAGCGCTCGCTCTCCAG CGAGGTCTCCAG CAAGATCTCCAG CAGCCAGATCACCAG CCCCCATGGACCAGCCATCCTGCCGTGCGCTCTATGACTTCGACCCGGAGAACGAGGGCGAGCTCGGCTTCAAGGAGGGCGACATCATCACCTTGACCAACAAGATTGATGAAAACTGGTACGAGGGGATGCTGCACGGCAATTCGGGCTTCTTCCCCATCAACTACGTGGACATCCTGGTGCCGCTGCCGCACTAG
- the sh3gl2a gene encoding SH3 domain containing GRB2 like 2a, endophilin A1 isoform X7 — MSVAGLKKQFHKATQKVSEKVGGAEGTKLDEDFTEMEKKVDTTTRAVMDIMTKTTEYLQPNPATRAKMSMMNSMSRIRGQEKGPGYTQTEAILGESMQRFGRELGEESNFGLALIDAGESMRELAEVKDALDMEVKQNFIDPLQNLHEKDLKEIQHHLKKMEGRRLDFDYKKKRQGKVTDDEIKQALEKFDESKDIAELSMFNLLESDIEQVSQLAALVHAQVEYHTRAAEILTQLCSKIDERIKDCSNKPRKEYIPKPRTHLDFSISENHNGGIHSARSPARSPAPMDQPSCRALYDFDPENEGELGFKEGDIITLTNKIDENWYEGMLHGNSGFFPINYVDILVPLPH, encoded by the exons AAAGTGAGCGAAAAAGTCGGAGGAGCCGAGGGGACGAAGCTCGATGAGGACTTCACTGAAATGGAAAAG AAGGTGGACACCACCACACGGGCAGTGATGGACATCATGACCAAGACTACGGAGTATCTGCAGCCTAATCCAG CCACCAGAGCCAAGATGAGCATGATGAACTCCATGTCTCGCATCCGGGGTCAGGAGAAGGGGCCGGGCTACACCCAGACAGAGGCCATCCTGGGAGAGTCCATGCAGCGCTTCGGCCGGGAACTCGGCGAGGAGTCTAATTTCG GCCTGGCTCTCATCGACGCCGGGGAATCCATGCGTGAGCTGGCAGAGGTTAAAGACGCTCTGGACATGGAGGTGAAACAGAACTTCATCGACCCGCTGCAGAACCTCCACGAAAAAGACCTCAAGGAGATCCAG CATCACCTGAAGAAGATGGAGGGCAGGCGTCTGGACTTTGACTACAAGAAGAAGCGTCAGGGCAAAGTGACGGACGACGAGATCAAGCAAGCCTTGGAGAAATTTGACGAGTCCAAGGACATCGCCGAGCTCAGCATGTTCAACCTGCTGGAGAGCGAT ATCGAGCAGGTGAGCCAGCTGGCGGCGCTGGTCCACGCTCAGGTGGAGTATCACACCCGGGCCGCCGAGATCCTCACGCAGCTGTGCAGCAAGATCGACGAACG GATAAAGGATTGTTCCAACAAGCCCAGGAAAGAGTACATTCCCAAGCCTCGCACGCACCTGGACTTCTCCATCAGTGAGAACCACAATGGAGGCATTCACAGCGCTCGCTCTCCAG CCAGATCACCAG CCCCCATGGACCAGCCATCCTGCCGTGCGCTCTATGACTTCGACCCGGAGAACGAGGGCGAGCTCGGCTTCAAGGAGGGCGACATCATCACCTTGACCAACAAGATTGATGAAAACTGGTACGAGGGGATGCTGCACGGCAATTCGGGCTTCTTCCCCATCAACTACGTGGACATCCTGGTGCCGCTGCCGCACTAG
- the sh3gl2a gene encoding SH3 domain containing GRB2 like 2a, endophilin A1 isoform X2, whose product MSVAGLKKQFHKATQKVSEKVGGAEGTKLDEDFTEMEKKVDTTTRAVMDIMTKTTEYLQPNPATRAKMSMMNSMSRIRGQEKGPGYTQTEAILGESMQRFGRELGEESNFGLALIDAGESMRELAEVKDALDMEVKQNFIDPLQNLHEKDLKEIQHHLKKMEGRRLDFDYKKKRQGKVTDDEIKQALEKFDESKDIAELSMFNLLESDIEQVSQLAALVHAQVEYHTRAAEILTQLCSKIDERIKDCSNKPRKEYIPKPRTHLDFSISENHNGGIHSARSPGARSPARSPARSPAARSPAPMDQPSCRALYDFDPENEGELGFKEGDIITLTNKIDENWYEGMLHGNSGFFPINYVDILVPLPH is encoded by the exons AAAGTGAGCGAAAAAGTCGGAGGAGCCGAGGGGACGAAGCTCGATGAGGACTTCACTGAAATGGAAAAG AAGGTGGACACCACCACACGGGCAGTGATGGACATCATGACCAAGACTACGGAGTATCTGCAGCCTAATCCAG CCACCAGAGCCAAGATGAGCATGATGAACTCCATGTCTCGCATCCGGGGTCAGGAGAAGGGGCCGGGCTACACCCAGACAGAGGCCATCCTGGGAGAGTCCATGCAGCGCTTCGGCCGGGAACTCGGCGAGGAGTCTAATTTCG GCCTGGCTCTCATCGACGCCGGGGAATCCATGCGTGAGCTGGCAGAGGTTAAAGACGCTCTGGACATGGAGGTGAAACAGAACTTCATCGACCCGCTGCAGAACCTCCACGAAAAAGACCTCAAGGAGATCCAG CATCACCTGAAGAAGATGGAGGGCAGGCGTCTGGACTTTGACTACAAGAAGAAGCGTCAGGGCAAAGTGACGGACGACGAGATCAAGCAAGCCTTGGAGAAATTTGACGAGTCCAAGGACATCGCCGAGCTCAGCATGTTCAACCTGCTGGAGAGCGAT ATCGAGCAGGTGAGCCAGCTGGCGGCGCTGGTCCACGCTCAGGTGGAGTATCACACCCGGGCCGCCGAGATCCTCACGCAGCTGTGCAGCAAGATCGACGAACG GATAAAGGATTGTTCCAACAAGCCCAGGAAAGAGTACATTCCCAAGCCTCGCACGCACCTGGACTTCTCCATCAGTGAGAACCACAATGGAGGCATTCACAGCGCTCGCTCTCCAG GGGCGAGGTCACCAG CGAGGTCTCCAG CAAGATCTCCAG CAGCCAGATCACCAG CCCCCATGGACCAGCCATCCTGCCGTGCGCTCTATGACTTCGACCCGGAGAACGAGGGCGAGCTCGGCTTCAAGGAGGGCGACATCATCACCTTGACCAACAAGATTGATGAAAACTGGTACGAGGGGATGCTGCACGGCAATTCGGGCTTCTTCCCCATCAACTACGTGGACATCCTGGTGCCGCTGCCGCACTAG
- the sh3gl2a gene encoding SH3 domain containing GRB2 like 2a, endophilin A1 isoform X6: protein MSVAGLKKQFHKATQKVSEKVGGAEGTKLDEDFTEMEKKVDTTTRAVMDIMTKTTEYLQPNPATRAKMSMMNSMSRIRGQEKGPGYTQTEAILGESMQRFGRELGEESNFGLALIDAGESMRELAEVKDALDMEVKQNFIDPLQNLHEKDLKEIQHHLKKMEGRRLDFDYKKKRQGKVTDDEIKQALEKFDESKDIAELSMFNLLESDIEQVSQLAALVHAQVEYHTRAAEILTQLCSKIDERIKDCSNKPRKEYIPKPRTHLDFSISENHNGGIHSARSPAARSPAPMDQPSCRALYDFDPENEGELGFKEGDIITLTNKIDENWYEGMLHGNSGFFPINYVDILVPLPH from the exons AAAGTGAGCGAAAAAGTCGGAGGAGCCGAGGGGACGAAGCTCGATGAGGACTTCACTGAAATGGAAAAG AAGGTGGACACCACCACACGGGCAGTGATGGACATCATGACCAAGACTACGGAGTATCTGCAGCCTAATCCAG CCACCAGAGCCAAGATGAGCATGATGAACTCCATGTCTCGCATCCGGGGTCAGGAGAAGGGGCCGGGCTACACCCAGACAGAGGCCATCCTGGGAGAGTCCATGCAGCGCTTCGGCCGGGAACTCGGCGAGGAGTCTAATTTCG GCCTGGCTCTCATCGACGCCGGGGAATCCATGCGTGAGCTGGCAGAGGTTAAAGACGCTCTGGACATGGAGGTGAAACAGAACTTCATCGACCCGCTGCAGAACCTCCACGAAAAAGACCTCAAGGAGATCCAG CATCACCTGAAGAAGATGGAGGGCAGGCGTCTGGACTTTGACTACAAGAAGAAGCGTCAGGGCAAAGTGACGGACGACGAGATCAAGCAAGCCTTGGAGAAATTTGACGAGTCCAAGGACATCGCCGAGCTCAGCATGTTCAACCTGCTGGAGAGCGAT ATCGAGCAGGTGAGCCAGCTGGCGGCGCTGGTCCACGCTCAGGTGGAGTATCACACCCGGGCCGCCGAGATCCTCACGCAGCTGTGCAGCAAGATCGACGAACG GATAAAGGATTGTTCCAACAAGCCCAGGAAAGAGTACATTCCCAAGCCTCGCACGCACCTGGACTTCTCCATCAGTGAGAACCACAATGGAGGCATTCACAGCGCTCGCTCTCCAG CAGCCAGATCACCAG CCCCCATGGACCAGCCATCCTGCCGTGCGCTCTATGACTTCGACCCGGAGAACGAGGGCGAGCTCGGCTTCAAGGAGGGCGACATCATCACCTTGACCAACAAGATTGATGAAAACTGGTACGAGGGGATGCTGCACGGCAATTCGGGCTTCTTCCCCATCAACTACGTGGACATCCTGGTGCCGCTGCCGCACTAG
- the sh3gl2a gene encoding SH3 domain containing GRB2 like 2a, endophilin A1 isoform X1 yields MSVAGLKKQFHKATQKVSEKVGGAEGTKLDEDFTEMEKKVDTTTRAVMDIMTKTTEYLQPNPATRAKMSMMNSMSRIRGQEKGPGYTQTEAILGESMQRFGRELGEESNFGLALIDAGESMRELAEVKDALDMEVKQNFIDPLQNLHEKDLKEIQHHLKKMEGRRLDFDYKKKRQGKVTDDEIKQALEKFDESKDIAELSMFNLLESDIEQVSQLAALVHAQVEYHTRAAEILTQLCSKIDERIKDCSNKPRKEYIPKPRTHLDFSISENHNGGIHSARSPGARSPARSPGETIYQHLLHHHHPFVCFWLKSVSFLDIHYLPILVHLQMFLLNQQGFVSPLFFFPLHSKISSSQITSPHGPAILPCAL; encoded by the exons AAAGTGAGCGAAAAAGTCGGAGGAGCCGAGGGGACGAAGCTCGATGAGGACTTCACTGAAATGGAAAAG AAGGTGGACACCACCACACGGGCAGTGATGGACATCATGACCAAGACTACGGAGTATCTGCAGCCTAATCCAG CCACCAGAGCCAAGATGAGCATGATGAACTCCATGTCTCGCATCCGGGGTCAGGAGAAGGGGCCGGGCTACACCCAGACAGAGGCCATCCTGGGAGAGTCCATGCAGCGCTTCGGCCGGGAACTCGGCGAGGAGTCTAATTTCG GCCTGGCTCTCATCGACGCCGGGGAATCCATGCGTGAGCTGGCAGAGGTTAAAGACGCTCTGGACATGGAGGTGAAACAGAACTTCATCGACCCGCTGCAGAACCTCCACGAAAAAGACCTCAAGGAGATCCAG CATCACCTGAAGAAGATGGAGGGCAGGCGTCTGGACTTTGACTACAAGAAGAAGCGTCAGGGCAAAGTGACGGACGACGAGATCAAGCAAGCCTTGGAGAAATTTGACGAGTCCAAGGACATCGCCGAGCTCAGCATGTTCAACCTGCTGGAGAGCGAT ATCGAGCAGGTGAGCCAGCTGGCGGCGCTGGTCCACGCTCAGGTGGAGTATCACACCCGGGCCGCCGAGATCCTCACGCAGCTGTGCAGCAAGATCGACGAACG GATAAAGGATTGTTCCAACAAGCCCAGGAAAGAGTACATTCCCAAGCCTCGCACGCACCTGGACTTCTCCATCAGTGAGAACCACAATGGAGGCATTCACAGCGCTCGCTCTCCAG GGGCGAGGTCACCAG CGAGGTCTCCAGGTGAGACAATCTACCAGCATCTCCTCCATCACCATcatccttttgtttgtttttggttgaAAAGTGTCTCTTTTCTTGACATCCACTACCTCCCCATCCTCGTCCATCTACAAATGTTTCTGTTAAATCAACAAGGCTTTGTCTCACCCTTGTTCTTCTTTCCCCTTCACAGCAAGATCTCCAG CAGCCAGATCACCAG CCCCCATGGACCAGCCATCCTGCCGTGCGCTCTATGA